The sequence ttttcagggttAGAAGTAATTTTTGGTGATCAGTGATCCTTAAACTCATTTCACATACTGAAAAAACAGGACCACCAAAcagcaaataataaaataatacaagtaatacacaatactAGCCATAGTAGAATAAAAGGAGATAGAAACCTTGTGGAACAAAGAAATTAGTTTATGTCAATTCATCCATCAAACCAAAAAATATGGATGTTACAAGGGTATTATTGAGAATATCCCTACGTGTCCATCCTAACCCTCCACAGGCTGCGATTCCCATCACAACCACTAGGTGCCCACATATAGTCATATACAAAACAACTAATAAAGTATTTTCCAATGCTGGTCATCACACAATACTCTTTCCTTGTCATAAGCTTGTTATATGTCTAGCCAAGAGGAAAGATGAGATGAGCACCCAACTAACAACCAAGATAATTTAACACCGGAGGCAGAAAACAAGTATAGAAGAAAGACATGAAAGAGCTCAAGCTTTCAACCTGGTTAGAATAAACTTCCAAAACCCaatgctctatatatatatatgtatatatatatatatatatatatatatatatatatatatatattacattaaaaCCTGGAAATGTATTCAATTTGGGAGCCATTGCTTCCAATGTCCCACATCAGGCACTACATGGACTATACAAGGTTTCCTTTAGAAAAGTCAAGCCCAAAAAGCATATTCATACAATCCTTATGTCTATATGTCTAAGGACGGGACCACATGTAGTAGTTTTATCAGTATTTGTGGCTTTTTCTGTGCTTTagacccattcctggttttggataAAACTAAGCACAATactgcgtgtgaacccagcctaaggattcATTCACATGTGGAGCTACCCCAGAGGGGAAGCCGGATGCACAAAGCTGAATGCACTGCACCAGGTGTCTCCTCCAGCTCTCCTTAGGGTGAATCGGGGCACCAGACCTACGgagctgtcagctgcaattggAAAAACCTTGCATACAACATTTTTTGATCTGGTACGACCATGCTTATGATGACTCCATATGGGACCATATGGGTATCTGGCTAGAATTCACTTGTAAGCATCTGTTCACACCAGTCTTGAGTAGCATATCCAGCAAATTTTAAGGCAAGTTGGGTTGGTATAGAATGGACGTCTACTCCACACTTGGTCCACTGTGTAATAACTCTACACTAATATCCTGCATTTCTATTACTATAGATGGTACCCTTTTCTGCTCCTGTCACAGACACATTCTCATTCTCGGTTGTCTTTACTGCTGGCTCCGTCAACATCAAACCTCTCGGATATCCTGGAACCCATTCTTCTTTTCTTTTGgcaaaaattaataaaatctctgcacaaagTCGGTTTCCTGCACTACAATGTTCTTTTTCTCAGAAACTCTTCCCCCCGGCAGCTCCCgcaaataatacacattacattgTGAGAATTTCAACCTGCGTTGCCCACCGAGGGCTAATTTACACCGGCCCGTGAAGCCGTGAGGGGATGAATGCAGTATGTTTCCATAGAAACCATCAATACAAAAGTGAGGAGAACAGAGGCCATATACAGTCGAGAACAAGCTTCAATTTCTGAGTCAGATACTCTCCTGAGATTCTGTGTTGTATTTGTCCCGAAGGATGGGGTGTGCGCTGGTGAAACCATGAATGGAGCCCGCCTTACGACTCATTTTGGGAGATAGTTTGCACTGCCGGGTCGGCGTTGTTTGCAGAGCTTTTCCAGAGCTCTCCTCCAACGACAGCTCGGAAGGAACGTCTGAACTCTTCATTCTTCCAGGTGTAGATAAAGGGGTTAAGCACAAAAAGAAGACAAAGCAAGAGCCAGCTGCCGGTCTCCACACCTCGAGGTAATGGTTGGAACAAGCCGTAGAGGACAGACCATGCGAAGGGTTCGGTGGTCACTGTGAAAACACAACAGACAATCAGGACATAGAGTCCTAGACGTTTGTCCTTACGGGGGCATGAGCAGGGCAGGTTGTGGACTACCTGGAAGTTGAGAACACTCACTCGCTTCAGGCTTACTTGGACTTTTCTGAAGATGCGGAAATAGCAATGGAAAAGGATTATGGTTTGGCTCAAAACCGTCACGGTGGAAAGGATGGCTGTGTATGAACTGGAGCCTGGGACCTCATGACCCCAAAAAACATAAAGTCTAAGTTTCGGGCACTGAAGGTTCACTTCGTAAGGACGCTGTCCGAAGAGCCACGGAAGCAAAAAGGCAAGAGGCATTACCCACGCCATGGCGATCATCCACTCCGTGTTCCTCTTCTGGTATACGGTATGGTAGACCGTCGGCAACTTGGTGATGAGAACAAACCGGTTTAACGCAATAAGAGAATGGGACAATAGAGAGACTGTCATCCAAAGGAAAAAGACCCCCTCCATGAAGACCCTGTAAGTGAGGTTCTCCAGCCGACCGGTAGAAATTAATATGGCTTCTTGAGGCATCCAGAATGCGCAGACTAGAAGATCGGAAACACAGCCATTCACGATGAACGCATTACTAGTTgtcttaagtttcttgaaagagcAGACCAGGTAGATTACCAAAACATTGGCCAAAGTCCCAGACACCGAATACACAGAGTAGGCAGAAGCCACCAGGACACGTGTCCCTAGAAGTCTTTCGCAGTCGGCCGGGGGGGACGTGGTGTTGCTCATCCTGTAGAAAACAAAGAAGCCATTCCGGGAGCAAAACGTGCAGGAGAGGCAGGAAAAACGGGAAAGTGCATGTGTGCGAGAAGGAGCAAGAGAGTGAAGCCGGCagcgagagagagggagagagaatatGAGATTGAGGAGGGAGGGGTGACACGCCGGTGACAGCTCTCCCTGTTATACTCTCAGTTCACTTTACGTCTTTGTGACATTATACTcctggaaagaaagaaaaagcttttgTAATGGATTATTCAACAGGTTCGGAGCTGGAGGACGGGGAGTTGATACTGCAGTGAATGTAAAGTGGATGGCTTTCTTATGTGGCTTCTCTCCATCAATGTGTGTTGTAGAATGGGAAAATGCACGATACAGAGCAACATCTCGTCTCCGTAAAGTCCGGCATTACATGTAATTGATGGAAATGATAGATGCAGCATATAACAGGGGCCTTATT is a genomic window of Dendropsophus ebraccatus isolate aDenEbr1 chromosome 4, aDenEbr1.pat, whole genome shotgun sequence containing:
- the GPR88 gene encoding G protein-coupled receptor 88; amino-acid sequence: MSNTTSPPADCERLLGTRVLVASAYSVYSVSGTLANVLVIYLVCSFKKLKTTSNAFIVNGCVSDLLVCAFWMPQEAILISTGRLENLTYRVFMEGVFFLWMTVSLLSHSLIALNRFVLITKLPTVYHTVYQKRNTEWMIAMAWVMPLAFLLPWLFGQRPYEVNLQCPKLRLYVFWGHEVPGSSSYTAILSTVTVLSQTIILFHCYFRIFRKVQVSLKRVSVLNFQVVHNLPCSCPRKDKRLGLYVLIVCCVFTVTTEPFAWSVLYGLFQPLPRGVETGSWLLLCLLFVLNPFIYTWKNEEFRRSFRAVVGGELWKSSANNADPAVQTISQNES